Genomic window (Streptomyces sp. SLBN-31):
CCGGCCCACATAGCCCAGGCGCGCCCCGCCTCCGCGCGCGGCACCGACCACCCCACCCGGCACGACGGGAGCGCACCCGCCGGATGACCACCGCAGCCTCCACCCCCGCCCCCACCGCTCCCGCAGACCTTCGTACCCCAAGGAGTCGATCCACCATGGCGAGCGATGCACCGACCGGCCATGCATCCGATCTCGACTGGCTGATGAGCGGCCTCGTGCAGCGCGTACCGCACACCACCAGCGCGGTACTCCTCTCCTGCGACGGGCTCGTGAAGTCGGTCCACGGCCTCGACGCGGACAGCGCCGACCACATGGCGGCCCTGGCCTCCGGCCTGTACTCCCTCGGCCGCAGCGCCGGGATCCGCTTCGGCGACGGCGGAGAGGTCCGCCAGGTCGTCGTCGAACTCGACTCGACGCTGCTGTTCGTGACCACCGCGGGCTCCGGGACCTGTCTCGCCGTGCTCGCCGGCCGCGAGGCCGACGCGGCCGTGCTCGGCTACGAGATGGCCATGCTGGTCAAGAGCGTCCGCCCGTACCTGGCCACCGCACCCCGGCAGCACGCCGTCGAACCCACGGCGATGAGGCCTTGAACGTGGCGGCGGCGGGCGACGGGCCCTGGCTCGACGACGCGGCCGGCCGGCTGGTGCGCCCCTTCACGGTGAGCAACGGCCGCACCCGGCCGACCATCTCCCTCGACCTCCTGTCGCACGTGATGGCCACCGGCGCCACGCCTCTCGGCTATCTCGGCCCCGAGCACCAGCAGGCCATCGACCTGTGCCGGGCACCCGTCTCGGTCGCCGAGCTGGCCGCCCACCTCAAGCTGCCGGCGGTGGTCACCAAGGTGCTGCTGTCGGACCTCGTCGACTGCGGGGCGCTGACCACCAAGCCCCCCGAGTTCCACCACGCCCCGACCGACCGGGCCCTACTGGAGGCAGTGCTCGATGGACTACGACGACAGCTCTGACCCCTTCCCGACCGCACTGAAGATCCTGGTCGCGGGAGGGTTTGGAGTCGGCAAGACGACCTTCGTGGGCGCGGTGAGCGAGATCGCGCCGCTGAGCACGGAGGAGCTGCTCACCACGGTCAGCGCCGCGACCGACCGTCTCGACGGGATCGAGAACAAGGTCGAGACGACGGTGGCCATGGACTTCGGCCGCATCACCCTCGATCCGGAGCATGTGCTCTATCTGTTCGGCACACCCGGGCAGGAGCGGTTCTGGTTCATGTGGGACGAACTCTCCGAAGGGGCGCTCGGCGCGGTCATCCTGGCCGACACCC
Coding sequences:
- a CDS encoding roadblock/LC7 domain-containing protein, with amino-acid sequence MASDAPTGHASDLDWLMSGLVQRVPHTTSAVLLSCDGLVKSVHGLDADSADHMAALASGLYSLGRSAGIRFGDGGEVRQVVVELDSTLLFVTTAGSGTCLAVLAGREADAAVLGYEMAMLVKSVRPYLATAPRQHAVEPTAMRP
- a CDS encoding ATP/GTP-binding protein, giving the protein MDYDDSSDPFPTALKILVAGGFGVGKTTFVGAVSEIAPLSTEELLTTVSAATDRLDGIENKVETTVAMDFGRITLDPEHVLYLFGTPGQERFWFMWDELSEGALGAVILADTRRLEECFAAVDFFEQRGLGFIVAINEFDGSYRYDPEEVRAAIDLPPEIPVVRCDARISSSGVQTLLTLVRHLIAHAPAHAPSHGAPM
- a CDS encoding DUF742 domain-containing protein → MAAAGDGPWLDDAAGRLVRPFTVSNGRTRPTISLDLLSHVMATGATPLGYLGPEHQQAIDLCRAPVSVAELAAHLKLPAVVTKVLLSDLVDCGALTTKPPEFHHAPTDRALLEAVLDGLRRQL